The Denticeps clupeoides chromosome 5, fDenClu1.1, whole genome shotgun sequence genome includes a region encoding these proteins:
- the sh3d21 gene encoding SH3 domain-containing protein 21 isoform X1, translating to MEVLVLIDFEGNMPDELTVRVGDVVKNVTKAGEEGWLQGELGGKRGIFPSNFVKEVPVYLMGESNREPRSMRKSRMTVAQVRKCEVAFPYKASHEDELELVVGETIEILREIEDGWWMGKKNDRIGAFPSNFVKEIFVAPKDGKVDGRTRPKLTNAVFNKEVKQRTSIRHKPLNAGKVRCQVMFDYTAMAEDELNLKKGEIVTIITKETEDEGWWEGTVDGRRGNFPDNFVMVIPEDTLQTANTSRPPVRQGSKRHSEVPPMEKITDAAPKTDGKDEKVDVREIRNELVGKLKPHLVPGRKAPPPPPSKDKPQKPFGTSGDVSLTSTKPVEKEKEKEVVKEKEKQKEEKEADEFDGVDISSQKLSHPTATRAKPPQRRPPSHGTGSTDPGNEETENSQKKPSAVTKEAKADPADKVIPDVKVSQPALQEKGTSLTDLQAEVRELRMALDLLKTQHEKDMQELKDELKDERTKRTKLQEEVQSLKINH from the exons ATGG AGGTGCTGGTGCTCATAGACTTTGAGGGCAACATGCCGGATGAGCTGACGGTGCGGGTCGGGGACGTGGTGAAAAATGTCACTAAGGCCGGCGAGGAGGGCTGGCTGCAAGGGGAGCTTGGGGGAAAGAGAGGCATTTTCCCCTCCAACTTCGTCAAG GAGGTGCCGGTGTATTTAATGGGAGAGAGCAACAGAGAGCCCAGAAGCATGAGGAAAT cgAGAATGACTGTAGCACAGGTCAGGAAATGTGAAGTGGCCTTTCCCTACAAGGCTTCACATGAGGATGAGCTGGAACTTGTTGTTGGCGAGACCATCGAAATTTTGCGTGAA ATTGAAGATGGATGGTGGATGGGGAAGAAAAACGACAGAATAGGAGCATTTCCATCAAACTTTGTAAAGGAGATTTTTGTGGCACCTAAAG aTGGCAAAGTAGACGGGAGGACCAGACCCAAACTAACTAATGCTGTGTTCAATAAAGAG GTAAAGCAGAGGACAAGCATACGACATAAACCATTAAATG CAGGTAAAGTGCGCTGTCAGGTCATGTTCGACTACACAGCCATGGCTGAGGATGAGCTCAACTTGAAAAAGGGAGAGAtcgtcaccatcatcaccaAG GAAACAGAAGATGAGGGCTGGTGGGAGGGAACGGTGGATGGACGCAGAGGGAATTTCCCTGACAATTTCGTCATGGTGATCCCAGAGGACACTCTGCAA ACTGCAAACACGAGCAGGCCACCAGTGCGACAGGGTTCAAAGAGACATTCTG AGGTTCCACCAATGGAAAAGATCACAGATGCTGCTCCAAAGACAGATGGTAAAG ATGAGAAGGTGGATGTGAGAGAAATAAGAAATGAACTGGTTGGAAAACTCAAGCCGCATCTGGTTCCTGGACGTAaagcaccaccacctcctccatcaAAGGACAAGCCACAGAAGCCTTTTGG TACCAGTGGAGATGTGAGTCTTACTTCAACAAAGCcagtggagaaggagaaggagaaagaagtggtgaaagagaaagaaaagcaaaaagaggagaaggaggcagATGAGTTTGATGGTGTGGACATTTCCTCTCAAAAACTGAGTCATCCTACAGCCACCAGAGCCAAACCTCCACAGAGAAGACCCCCATCACAT GGAACAGGTAGTACCGACCCGGGGAATGAAGAGACAGAAAATTCTCAGAAAAAGCCATCAGCTGTGACAAAG GAAGCCAAGGCCGACCCTGCTGACAAAGTCATACCTGATGTAAAAGTGAGTCAGCCAGCCTTGCAGGAGAAGGGCACGTCTCTGACCGACCTGCAGGCAGAGGTCAGAGAACTGAGGATGGCTCTGGACCTGTTAAAAACCCAGCATGA GAAAGACATGCAGGAGCTGAAAGACGAGTTAAAAGACGAGAGAACTAAACGGACAAAGTTGCAG GAAGAGGTTCAATCACTCAAGATTAACCATTAA
- the sh3d21 gene encoding SH3 domain-containing protein 21 isoform X2 yields the protein MEVLVLIDFEGNMPDELTVRVGDVVKNVTKAGEEGWLQGELGGKRGIFPSNFVKEVPVYLMGESNREPRSMRKSRMTVAQVRKCEVAFPYKASHEDELELVVGETIEILREIEDGWWMGKKNDRIGAFPSNFVKEIFVAPKDGKVDGRTRPKLTNAVFNKEVKQRTSIRHKPLNGKVRCQVMFDYTAMAEDELNLKKGEIVTIITKETEDEGWWEGTVDGRRGNFPDNFVMVIPEDTLQTANTSRPPVRQGSKRHSEVPPMEKITDAAPKTDGKDEKVDVREIRNELVGKLKPHLVPGRKAPPPPPSKDKPQKPFGTSGDVSLTSTKPVEKEKEKEVVKEKEKQKEEKEADEFDGVDISSQKLSHPTATRAKPPQRRPPSHGTGSTDPGNEETENSQKKPSAVTKEAKADPADKVIPDVKVSQPALQEKGTSLTDLQAEVRELRMALDLLKTQHEKDMQELKDELKDERTKRTKLQEEVQSLKINH from the exons ATGG AGGTGCTGGTGCTCATAGACTTTGAGGGCAACATGCCGGATGAGCTGACGGTGCGGGTCGGGGACGTGGTGAAAAATGTCACTAAGGCCGGCGAGGAGGGCTGGCTGCAAGGGGAGCTTGGGGGAAAGAGAGGCATTTTCCCCTCCAACTTCGTCAAG GAGGTGCCGGTGTATTTAATGGGAGAGAGCAACAGAGAGCCCAGAAGCATGAGGAAAT cgAGAATGACTGTAGCACAGGTCAGGAAATGTGAAGTGGCCTTTCCCTACAAGGCTTCACATGAGGATGAGCTGGAACTTGTTGTTGGCGAGACCATCGAAATTTTGCGTGAA ATTGAAGATGGATGGTGGATGGGGAAGAAAAACGACAGAATAGGAGCATTTCCATCAAACTTTGTAAAGGAGATTTTTGTGGCACCTAAAG aTGGCAAAGTAGACGGGAGGACCAGACCCAAACTAACTAATGCTGTGTTCAATAAAGAG GTAAAGCAGAGGACAAGCATACGACATAAACCATTAAATG GTAAAGTGCGCTGTCAGGTCATGTTCGACTACACAGCCATGGCTGAGGATGAGCTCAACTTGAAAAAGGGAGAGAtcgtcaccatcatcaccaAG GAAACAGAAGATGAGGGCTGGTGGGAGGGAACGGTGGATGGACGCAGAGGGAATTTCCCTGACAATTTCGTCATGGTGATCCCAGAGGACACTCTGCAA ACTGCAAACACGAGCAGGCCACCAGTGCGACAGGGTTCAAAGAGACATTCTG AGGTTCCACCAATGGAAAAGATCACAGATGCTGCTCCAAAGACAGATGGTAAAG ATGAGAAGGTGGATGTGAGAGAAATAAGAAATGAACTGGTTGGAAAACTCAAGCCGCATCTGGTTCCTGGACGTAaagcaccaccacctcctccatcaAAGGACAAGCCACAGAAGCCTTTTGG TACCAGTGGAGATGTGAGTCTTACTTCAACAAAGCcagtggagaaggagaaggagaaagaagtggtgaaagagaaagaaaagcaaaaagaggagaaggaggcagATGAGTTTGATGGTGTGGACATTTCCTCTCAAAAACTGAGTCATCCTACAGCCACCAGAGCCAAACCTCCACAGAGAAGACCCCCATCACAT GGAACAGGTAGTACCGACCCGGGGAATGAAGAGACAGAAAATTCTCAGAAAAAGCCATCAGCTGTGACAAAG GAAGCCAAGGCCGACCCTGCTGACAAAGTCATACCTGATGTAAAAGTGAGTCAGCCAGCCTTGCAGGAGAAGGGCACGTCTCTGACCGACCTGCAGGCAGAGGTCAGAGAACTGAGGATGGCTCTGGACCTGTTAAAAACCCAGCATGA GAAAGACATGCAGGAGCTGAAAGACGAGTTAAAAGACGAGAGAACTAAACGGACAAAGTTGCAG GAAGAGGTTCAATCACTCAAGATTAACCATTAA
- the eva1ba gene encoding eva-1 homolog Ba codes for MDVKRTEMDLLSNSIAAYAHIKENPESFGLYFVIGVCFGLVLTLCLLVIRISCKPRVNTPPSTPEKKQLKDFSEDEQDEDSEEDDEEPEDRSVEVPIPPPTTETVTSSQLDGALSVNVFTSAEELERAQRLEERERIIREIWRNGQPDILGTGTGTIGRVHY; via the exons ATGGATGTGAAGAGGACAGAGATGGACCTCTTAAGCAACAGCATTGCTGCTTATGCTCATATTAAAG AAAATCCAGAAAGCTTCGGCCTGTACTTTGTGATCGGCGTGTGTTTTGGCTTGGTCTTGACACTTTGTCTGCTGGTCATCCGCATATCCTGCAAGCCTCGGGTGAACACGCCCCCCTCAACCCCAGAGAAGAAACAGCTAAAGGACTTCAGCGAGGATGAGCAGGATGAAGACAGCGAGGAAGATGACGAGGAACCTGAGGACCGCAGTGTGGAGGTACCCATCCCTCCCCCCACCACAGAAACCGTGACCAGCAGCCAGCTGGATGGGGCTCTGAGCGTGAACGTCTTCACATCAGCCGAGGAGCTGGAGCGAGCCCAGAGACTGGAAGAGCGGGAGAGGATCATCCGTGAAATCTGGAGGAATGGCCAGCCGGACATCCTTGGCACTGGGACGGGCACCATTGGACGAGTGCATTACTAA